In one bacterium genomic region, the following are encoded:
- the glmM gene encoding phosphoglucosamine mutase has product MISISGIRGIVGEGLSPDLMVKFSAAAGMFYGCGRVMVGRDSRVTGEMVKHAVFSGLMAVGCSPVDLGICSTPTVEIAVKNSDAVGGIIITASHNPVEWNALKLLSKNGIFLDEEEGARVKFLIDNQEIRYSGWDSIGTVSSYNKATEDHVNAILNLDFIDVEKIRSRRFKVACDCVNGAGGTIIPLLLDALGCKVYPLNVETTGRFAHTPEPVPENLGDLCQKVKDNKADVGFAVDPDVDRCAVIDERGNPIGEEYTVVLASRYILSKRKGPVVVNISTTRAIEQVAREAGVELYRTKVGEIHVVKKMMEVDAVAGGEGNGGLILPDIHLGRDAPLAAAVMLQALADKNESVSQMFNKVPKYKIIKKKIETGQNDPDHILNKLKERFAGSRMNLVDGIKIEEENYWVQVRKSNTEPIIRVMAEAATEEEAESVCDKFISTIMTLTAE; this is encoded by the coding sequence ATGATCAGTATTTCCGGCATCAGAGGAATTGTGGGCGAGGGGCTTTCTCCTGATTTAATGGTTAAATTCAGTGCGGCAGCCGGTATGTTTTACGGATGCGGCAGAGTAATGGTAGGGCGTGATTCAAGGGTAACAGGTGAGATGGTAAAGCACGCTGTTTTTTCCGGCCTAATGGCAGTTGGATGCAGTCCTGTTGACCTTGGGATTTGTTCAACTCCTACTGTTGAGATTGCAGTAAAAAATTCCGATGCAGTAGGAGGAATAATAATTACTGCAAGCCATAATCCGGTTGAATGGAATGCTCTTAAACTTTTAAGCAAAAATGGCATTTTTCTTGACGAAGAAGAGGGCGCGAGAGTCAAATTTTTAATTGATAATCAGGAAATCCGATACTCAGGATGGGACAGTATTGGTACAGTTTCTTCTTATAATAAAGCTACGGAGGATCACGTTAATGCAATCCTGAATCTTGATTTTATTGATGTGGAAAAGATAAGGAGCCGCAGATTTAAAGTTGCCTGTGATTGTGTAAACGGAGCTGGCGGAACAATTATTCCCCTGCTTTTAGATGCTCTCGGATGTAAGGTTTATCCTCTTAATGTTGAAACGACCGGAAGGTTCGCACATACTCCTGAGCCGGTACCGGAGAATCTTGGCGATCTCTGTCAAAAAGTAAAAGATAACAAGGCTGATGTTGGTTTTGCTGTTGATCCTGATGTTGACAGATGTGCGGTAATTGATGAGCGCGGTAATCCCATCGGAGAAGAGTATACAGTAGTTTTAGCTTCCAGGTATATTCTGAGTAAACGTAAAGGCCCGGTTGTTGTAAACATTTCAACTACGCGTGCAATTGAGCAAGTGGCAAGAGAAGCAGGCGTTGAGCTTTATCGCACAAAAGTAGGTGAAATCCACGTTGTAAAAAAGATGATGGAAGTTGATGCGGTTGCAGGAGGAGAAGGGAACGGGGGGCTCATTTTGCCGGATATTCATCTCGGAAGAGATGCCCCTCTTGCAGCAGCAGTTATGCTTCAGGCATTGGCTGATAAGAATGAATCTGTTTCCCAGATGTTTAACAAGGTGCCGAAGTATAAAATTATTAAAAAGAAGATAGAAACAGGACAGAATGACCCTGATCATATCCTTAATAAATTGAAAGAGAGATTTGCCGGTTCAAGGATGAATCTTGTTGACGGCATTAAAATTGAAGAAGAAAATTACTGGGTACAGGTAAGAAAATCTAATACCGAACCGATAATAAGAGTGATGGCTGAAGCAGCAACAGAGGAAGAGGCAGAATCTGTGTGTGATAAATTTATATCAACAATTATGACATTAACTGCGGAATGA
- a CDS encoding four helix bundle protein — translation MSEKLTDFRQLNVWQKAHKLVLEIYELTKKFPKDERNELASKMRSAAETVPVKIGAGFMRRDPREKEYYYKASQEGIEEIKYYLILSQDLGYIKDNDEILLAAMEVGRMLTGLVRSAKS, via the coding sequence GTGTCAGAAAAACTTACAGATTTCAGACAATTAAATGTTTGGCAGAAGGCTCATAAACTTGTCCTGGAGATATATGAGCTGACGAAAAAGTTCCCAAAAGATGAAAGAAATGAATTAGCTTCAAAAATGAGAAGTGCAGCTGAAACTGTACCTGTGAAAATAGGTGCAGGTTTTATGAGGCGGGATCCAAGAGAGAAAGAATACTATTATAAAGCCAGCCAGGAAGGTATTGAAGAAATAAAATATTATCTCATACTGTCTCAGGATCTGGGATATATAAAAGATAATGATGAAATACTTCTTGCTGCAATGGAAGTTGGGAGAATGCTGACCGGACTTGTAAGGTCTGCAAAGAGTTGA
- a CDS encoding TonB-dependent receptor has protein sequence MNYRKILIIFNMLIFAATVHSALQTEAAISGKVVDSKTGEPLVGVNVIVKNTVLGASTDVKGEFRIHVSMRNAVIEASMIGYKHQTRLWKAGQKDMVFKLRQAAIPQEPLIVTATKSKKYVENSPVSIEVVRRSDIIKRNPISIDEVLSTSSGVRIIDGQLDIRGSTGFNWSAGSRVLLLVDGHPMISGDAGSINWDLIPVDEVKRVEIMKGAGSALYGSNAMAGVVNIITKEPSVQPETRYKTFWGIYDEPAYQEWRWTKRFLPGQIKRGEKINLRSALEYKGLNITHTRHVGKLGLLLSVGTKQSTGYQENGDFVKFNALFKAKTPVGQRGQLELSAQWANNNHGDFLQWKSQNSPLEVPEKELGNRVKYLKESVFATYRHLISRKWALTAKAHWYRCDWRNYFYDNRDYAVTDRMGTEVQADYVNGIQSLTIGAEGTYYKTRSLIYGNRYVWDAAVYAEDEIAISKKIRAILGTRYDYHVIDAISTDQQISPRTGLIFKPWQFTSLRASAGHGFRAPSIAEVFATTSASGFRVVGNPDLNKAERSWNFETGIRQTIVLPRRNSIKPGFFPNPIKWFLQNAEPAFIVDLSFFWMQYKNMIDVVMNPDEQAFQFVNIGRARNRGVELLVKMTGFGRVVTGTIGYTYLDPEDLATGKILNYRSRNRFTAGFDLNIKKVSMGMDYRYASRIEEVVNIYNSDERVPIYVIDLRFGYKFYKFQLNFDVKNLRNYHYTLRQRYLEPVRSYVFTFRGLL, from the coding sequence ATGAACTACCGCAAGATACTTATTATATTCAACATGCTTATTTTTGCAGCAACTGTACATTCAGCTCTGCAGACCGAAGCAGCCATTTCAGGAAAGGTTGTTGATTCAAAAACAGGCGAACCACTTGTAGGTGTTAACGTAATTGTCAAGAACACGGTTTTGGGGGCATCTACTGATGTAAAAGGGGAATTCAGGATACATGTCTCTATGAGAAATGCTGTTATAGAAGCATCCATGATAGGGTATAAGCATCAAACAAGGTTGTGGAAAGCGGGCCAGAAAGATATGGTTTTTAAATTAAGGCAGGCAGCCATTCCACAGGAACCTTTAATTGTAACTGCAACAAAGAGTAAAAAATATGTTGAGAATTCACCTGTTTCCATTGAAGTTGTGAGAAGAAGCGACATCATAAAGAGAAACCCGATATCTATTGATGAAGTACTTTCAACGAGTTCCGGTGTAAGAATTATTGACGGACAGTTGGATATCAGAGGCTCTACAGGTTTTAACTGGTCAGCAGGAAGCAGGGTACTTTTGCTTGTTGACGGGCATCCGATGATAAGCGGAGATGCAGGGAGTATAAACTGGGATTTAATCCCTGTTGATGAGGTGAAGAGGGTTGAGATCATGAAAGGGGCAGGATCAGCCCTGTATGGATCAAATGCAATGGCAGGTGTTGTTAATATCATTACAAAAGAACCCTCTGTTCAGCCTGAAACAAGATACAAAACATTCTGGGGTATATATGACGAACCGGCATATCAGGAGTGGAGATGGACTAAAAGGTTTCTGCCAGGGCAGATAAAAAGGGGAGAAAAGATAAATTTACGAAGCGCTCTGGAATACAAAGGGCTTAATATTACACATACAAGGCATGTAGGAAAACTGGGATTGCTCTTGTCCGTAGGTACAAAACAGTCAACAGGGTATCAGGAAAACGGGGATTTTGTTAAATTCAATGCTCTTTTCAAGGCAAAGACACCTGTAGGGCAACGGGGGCAACTTGAGTTATCTGCACAATGGGCAAACAACAATCATGGCGATTTTCTGCAATGGAAAAGTCAGAACAGCCCGCTCGAAGTACCGGAAAAAGAGCTTGGTAACAGAGTGAAATATTTAAAAGAAAGTGTATTTGCCACATACAGGCATCTGATTTCCAGAAAATGGGCTCTAACTGCAAAGGCTCATTGGTACAGATGTGACTGGCGTAACTATTTTTATGATAACAGGGATTATGCTGTTACAGACAGGATGGGAACAGAAGTCCAGGCTGATTACGTAAATGGTATCCAATCTCTGACAATAGGCGCGGAAGGCACTTATTATAAGACCAGATCTTTAATATACGGCAACCGGTATGTATGGGATGCTGCTGTTTACGCTGAAGATGAAATTGCAATATCAAAAAAAATAAGGGCAATCCTTGGAACACGATATGATTATCATGTTATTGATGCTATATCCACTGACCAGCAGATAAGCCCTCGTACCGGGCTAATTTTTAAGCCGTGGCAATTTACATCTTTAAGAGCTTCTGCAGGGCATGGATTCCGCGCACCTTCTATTGCAGAGGTTTTTGCAACTACTTCAGCATCAGGTTTCAGAGTTGTGGGGAATCCGGATCTGAATAAGGCTGAACGCTCCTGGAATTTTGAAACAGGAATAAGACAGACAATTGTGCTTCCCCGAAGAAATTCAATAAAACCAGGGTTTTTCCCTAATCCGATAAAGTGGTTTTTACAGAATGCAGAACCTGCATTTATAGTGGACCTTTCTTTTTTCTGGATGCAGTATAAAAATATGATTGATGTTGTAATGAATCCTGATGAACAGGCATTCCAGTTTGTAAATATTGGAAGAGCGAGAAACAGAGGTGTAGAGCTTCTTGTTAAAATGACGGGATTTGGCAGAGTTGTTACAGGTACGATAGGCTACACATATCTGGATCCTGAAGATCTTGCAACAGGCAAGATTTTAAACTACAGATCCCGTAACAGGTTTACTGCAGGATTTGATCTGAATATTAAAAAAGTCAGCATGGGCATGGATTACAGATATGCAAGCAGAATAGAAGAAGTTGTCAATATTTATAATTCTGATGAGAGAGTTCCTATTTACGTAATTGATTTGCGATTCGGATATAAATTTTATAAATTTCAATTGAATTTTGATGTAAAAAATTTACGTAATTATCATTATACTTTGCGTCAAAGGTATTTGGAACCGGTAAGGAGTTATGTTTTTACATTTCGCGGGTTATTGTGA
- a CDS encoding DUF2085 domain-containing protein — protein sequence MISKKAGAVVFIFFSHICHQQEERSFIINDVQLAVCSRCTGIYSGFFAGIIFYPLLRRKINTRLRELLIIGGAILLTEFIFSHLNIFNSSNLMRLLTGLLPGFIAANLFINAIFDLNKKKGVTYGSKSK from the coding sequence TTGATAAGTAAAAAGGCCGGAGCTGTTGTTTTTATATTTTTCTCTCATATATGTCATCAGCAGGAAGAAAGATCATTTATAATAAATGATGTCCAATTGGCCGTTTGTTCCAGGTGCACGGGGATTTATTCAGGATTTTTTGCAGGTATAATTTTTTATCCGTTGTTAAGAAGAAAAATCAATACAAGGCTGAGAGAACTTCTTATAATCGGAGGTGCGATTCTTTTGACGGAATTTATTTTTTCCCATCTTAACATTTTTAATTCATCTAATCTAATGAGATTATTGACAGGACTATTGCCAGGGTTTATTGCTGCAAATCTTTTTATTAATGCCATTTTTGATTTAAATAAAAAAAAAGGGGTGACTTATGGATCAAAATCAAAGTAA
- a CDS encoding phosphatase PAP2 family protein — MVKTFILKLSELDHYLCIHIAGWNGRKFLDRIMYALSHLGYGYLYPAIIGCTAMFDRSNSGPLLQSGFLAFLIETVSQTILKIKARRQRPFLVLPQIKSIMKAPDMFSFPSGHAAGAFVMATIFYHFYPSLSIPLYGTASAIGFSRVYNGVHYPSDVLAGSFLGFISARLGVMIAL, encoded by the coding sequence ATGGTTAAAACTTTTATCTTAAAATTAAGTGAATTAGATCATTATCTGTGTATCCACATTGCCGGGTGGAACGGCAGAAAATTCCTTGATAGAATCATGTATGCGCTCTCTCATCTTGGATACGGATATCTTTACCCCGCTATAATCGGCTGCACTGCAATGTTTGACCGCAGTAACTCAGGGCCTCTTTTACAGAGCGGTTTTCTTGCATTTTTAATTGAAACCGTTAGCCAGACAATTTTAAAAATCAAGGCAAGAAGGCAGCGGCCGTTTTTAGTACTGCCTCAAATTAAATCTATAATGAAGGCTCCTGATATGTTCAGCTTCCCTTCCGGACATGCTGCCGGTGCATTTGTGATGGCAACAATCTTTTATCACTTTTATCCCTCTTTATCAATCCCCCTTTACGGGACAGCATCTGCAATTGGGTTCTCAAGAGTTTACAATGGGGTTCACTATCCAAGTGATGTGCTTGCAGGGTCTTTTCTCGGTTTTATTTCTGCACGTCTCGGAGTGATGATAGCACTTTAA
- a CDS encoding 4Fe-4S dicluster domain-containing protein — protein sequence MKYPKLRELREALRSLFSKPYTTKFPKEQHIPFEGFRGKPEYFDEYCVGCGACAEVCPGNAIHVIDPEEPVTIKNPLRKIELRYDSCIFCGNCEQNCITGKGIQLTSKFDLALFDRKLACESIEKELVICEVCHSIITTKDHLEWTSKKLGTLAYGNPNLVLVPAGIETSPAERFEDAEIRRTDIMKVLCPKCRHEVMLKDIWG from the coding sequence ATGAAGTATCCTAAGTTAAGAGAACTTCGTGAGGCATTGAGATCACTTTTTTCAAAGCCTTATACGACAAAATTTCCAAAAGAACAGCACATACCTTTTGAAGGGTTCAGAGGAAAACCGGAATATTTTGATGAGTATTGTGTGGGTTGCGGAGCATGTGCGGAAGTGTGCCCCGGTAATGCTATTCATGTCATTGATCCTGAAGAACCGGTTACAATTAAAAATCCATTAAGGAAAATTGAACTGAGGTATGATTCCTGCATTTTTTGCGGGAACTGTGAGCAGAATTGTATTACTGGTAAAGGTATTCAGCTTACAAGCAAGTTTGATCTTGCACTTTTTGATAGAAAGCTTGCATGTGAAAGTATTGAAAAAGAACTTGTAATTTGTGAAGTATGTCACAGTATCATTACAACAAAAGATCATTTGGAATGGACTTCCAAAAAGCTCGGTACTCTTGCCTATGGAAATCCTAATCTCGTATTGGTCCCTGCAGGTATTGAAACATCTCCTGCAGAGAGATTTGAAGATGCAGAGATAAGAAGAACAGATATAATGAAAGTACTTTGCCCCAAATGCAGGCATGAAGTTATGCTGAAAGATATTTGGGGATAA
- a CDS encoding Na+/H+ antiporter subunit G: MSNAMWNEIVGKIIIGMGVAFDALGCLGLLRLPDVYNRLQAATKCVTFGTCGILFGIFIMKGFTGLGVKALIGIPFVLLTSPVGAHAIARGAHIFGVKLWEKSVVDQYAEDRGDNPRL, from the coding sequence ATGAGTAATGCTATGTGGAATGAAATTGTAGGAAAAATCATAATAGGTATGGGGGTTGCATTTGATGCTCTGGGCTGTCTAGGTCTATTAAGATTACCTGATGTATATAACAGGCTTCAGGCTGCGACTAAATGTGTGACTTTTGGTACATGCGGAATACTTTTTGGAATATTTATTATGAAGGGATTTACAGGACTCGGAGTAAAAGCATTAATAGGTATCCCATTCGTACTTTTAACATCTCCGGTTGGTGCTCATGCTATTGCGAGAGGAGCGCACATTTTTGGAGTTAAATTGTGGGAAAAGAGTGTTGTTGATCAATACGCCGAAGATCGAGGCGATAATCCGAGACTGTAA
- a CDS encoding cation:proton antiporter: MNTFFLILVGCCFACLVRAAVGRTIPDRMVAIDIIGTLAVGMTALWAVISKRDFIIDVALAWIFLSFLGTLALAKYLAHKTLDE; this comes from the coding sequence ATGAATACTTTCTTTTTAATTCTGGTAGGTTGTTGTTTTGCATGTCTGGTAAGAGCTGCTGTGGGACGTACCATACCTGACAGGATGGTTGCAATTGACATTATCGGAACACTTGCAGTTGGAATGACGGCATTGTGGGCGGTTATATCAAAAAGAGATTTTATTATTGATGTTGCTCTTGCATGGATATTTTTGAGTTTCCTTGGAACTCTTGCGCTTGCAAAGTATCTTGCACATAAAACATTGGATGAGTAA
- a CDS encoding Na+/H+ antiporter subunit E — MRKILLILFSFLLWIGLSWSLDWQHILIGIVIAILSGIIFGENFIRDTNKVLNPERWFWVAVYLPVFVWEMAKANFDVAYRVLHPRMPINPGIVRVKTKLKSDMGKAILSNSITLTPGTLTVDIKGDILYIHCINVKHTDIKRASEKIAGKFEKILLKIFN, encoded by the coding sequence GTGAGAAAAATCCTGCTCATACTCTTTTCATTCTTGCTTTGGATTGGACTTTCATGGTCTTTGGACTGGCAGCATATTTTAATCGGTATTGTTATTGCGATATTGTCAGGGATTATTTTCGGCGAAAATTTTATCAGAGATACAAATAAAGTTTTAAATCCTGAAAGATGGTTCTGGGTAGCAGTATATCTCCCTGTATTTGTATGGGAAATGGCAAAGGCAAATTTTGATGTTGCGTACAGGGTTCTCCATCCTCGTATGCCTATCAATCCCGGAATTGTAAGAGTGAAAACAAAATTGAAATCTGATATGGGGAAAGCGATTCTATCTAATTCCATTACGCTTACACCCGGTACATTGACAGTGGATATCAAAGGAGACATTCTGTACATCCATTGCATTAATGTTAAGCACACTGATATTAAGAGGGCCAGCGAAAAGATAGCTGGGAAATTTGAGAAGATTCTATTAAAGATATTTAATTGA